The following are encoded in a window of Gimesia chilikensis genomic DNA:
- a CDS encoding peptidylprolyl isomerase produces the protein MRHAQIYFLILALPGLFGCETTPKVDNPVLGPPPPRLESALKQQKLEETAVARHTQDRNELIEGDFSESDNPFETPIVTASTTSEEISVSAAGDDVEELRDSTVVAIVNGLPLFVSDILGVYEFQLLQAEQRMEPEDYKKLRQALVKRDLKGHVERLLLLHEMKSTLKKEQLDQLNQHLETAFDDQRVPELQKQMGVNSPQELEEKLNSQGRSLIFEKDLFMKQQAAVQFMAVKAKAKDQFSREEVLARYRSRIKDYEVPAKVQWQRIRITYSKHGGKDKAIAVLDEVIHKLQSGADFGEIAKQYSDGTRSDKNGSWGWTRRGSLAEAEIEEALFSLPVGEVSQVFETESSFQIVKVNGRKEAGHVPFADVQGKLEQTMITESRMKATKDILDKLYAKAIIESKFEIEREDDVKPANATSDSK, from the coding sequence ATGCGCCACGCGCAAATCTATTTTCTGATACTGGCATTGCCTGGCTTATTCGGGTGTGAAACTACTCCCAAAGTAGATAACCCCGTGCTGGGACCACCACCGCCGCGCCTGGAATCCGCTCTAAAGCAGCAGAAACTCGAAGAGACTGCAGTTGCCCGACACACCCAGGATCGAAATGAACTGATCGAAGGTGATTTTTCAGAATCTGATAACCCCTTCGAAACACCGATCGTTACCGCGTCGACTACTTCTGAAGAAATCTCCGTCAGCGCAGCCGGGGATGATGTAGAAGAACTTCGCGACAGTACGGTTGTGGCCATCGTCAACGGATTGCCCCTGTTCGTATCTGATATTCTGGGCGTCTATGAATTCCAGTTGCTGCAGGCTGAGCAGCGGATGGAGCCGGAAGATTACAAAAAACTACGCCAGGCACTCGTTAAGCGTGACTTGAAAGGCCATGTCGAACGGTTGCTCCTGCTGCACGAAATGAAAAGCACGCTCAAGAAAGAGCAACTCGATCAGCTGAATCAGCACCTGGAAACAGCCTTTGATGATCAGCGGGTTCCTGAACTGCAGAAGCAGATGGGAGTCAACTCTCCGCAGGAGCTGGAAGAAAAACTCAATTCGCAAGGCCGCAGCCTGATTTTTGAAAAAGACCTGTTCATGAAACAGCAGGCTGCTGTGCAGTTCATGGCTGTCAAAGCCAAAGCAAAAGATCAATTCAGCCGGGAAGAAGTTCTGGCCCGGTATCGATCCCGTATCAAAGACTACGAAGTCCCCGCCAAAGTGCAGTGGCAACGAATCCGGATTACTTACTCCAAACACGGCGGCAAGGATAAAGCCATCGCTGTGCTGGATGAAGTTATTCACAAACTGCAGTCCGGTGCCGACTTTGGAGAGATCGCAAAACAATACTCTGATGGAACCCGTTCCGATAAGAACGGATCCTGGGGCTGGACCCGGCGTGGCAGTCTTGCAGAGGCAGAAATTGAAGAAGCGCTGTTTTCACTCCCAGTGGGTGAAGTCAGCCAGGTATTCGAAACCGAAAGCTCTTTTCAAATCGTAAAGGTCAATGGTCGTAAAGAAGCAGGGCATGTTCCTTTTGCTGATGTCCAGGGAAAACTGGAGCAGACCATGATTACAGAATCCCGTATGAAAGCTACCAAAGACATTCTGGATAAACTGTATGCCAAAGCCATTATCGAATCGAAGTTTGAGATTGAACGCGAAGACGATGTAAAACCTGCAAATGCAACATCGGATTCAAAATGA
- a CDS encoding peptidylprolyl isomerase, with amino-acid sequence MKILFTLVWIMAATVMLGASSCLAEAPATYQVKMETTKGTFYIDVQRRWSPHGSDRFYELVNSGFYNQCAFFRVIEGFMAQVGINGDPDTQAKWRDQTIQDDPVAKSNLRGYVTFAKTGAPNSRTTQLFINFQDNRRLDQMGFAPFGYISPEGMRVVDTLYNGYGEAAPRGRGPSQSRLQLEGNAYLKREFPRLDYIIKASVVKNGKR; translated from the coding sequence ATGAAAATCTTATTCACATTGGTCTGGATAATGGCAGCTACGGTGATGCTGGGCGCTTCCAGTTGCCTGGCAGAAGCACCAGCGACCTATCAGGTGAAGATGGAGACCACCAAAGGGACTTTTTACATCGATGTGCAACGCAGGTGGAGTCCCCACGGATCAGACCGTTTCTATGAGCTGGTAAACTCAGGCTTCTACAATCAGTGTGCTTTCTTCAGGGTGATTGAAGGGTTCATGGCCCAGGTGGGGATCAACGGTGATCCTGATACGCAGGCCAAGTGGCGGGATCAGACCATTCAGGATGATCCTGTTGCGAAATCCAATTTGCGGGGCTATGTGACGTTCGCGAAAACGGGAGCGCCTAATTCCAGAACCACTCAGCTCTTCATCAATTTTCAGGATAACCGGCGGCTGGATCAGATGGGGTTTGCACCCTTCGGTTATATTTCCCCGGAAGGCATGCGCGTAGTGGATACCCTGTATAACGGCTATGGAGAGGCTGCACCTCGAGGACGCGGCCCCTCGCAGTCACGACTTCAGCTTGAAGGTAATGCCTACCTGAAACGCGAATTCCCTCGACTGGATTACATTATCAAAGCATCAGTCGTGAAAAACGGGAAACGCTGA
- a CDS encoding GNAT family N-acetyltransferase, translating into MIDQIEIRPAKHEDIAPLSEFIVPFVEQGKILPRTSEELDELVETGFVAIEAGTEIVGFASLEIYSRKLAEIRSLVVADHRQGIGVGKKLVSACVDRARQRNILEVMAVTSSDVFFRSCGFDFTLPGEKKALFIQPHLTE; encoded by the coding sequence ATGATTGACCAGATAGAGATTCGACCTGCTAAACATGAGGATATTGCCCCGCTCTCCGAGTTCATTGTCCCATTCGTAGAACAAGGCAAGATTCTGCCACGGACCTCAGAAGAACTGGACGAACTGGTTGAAACCGGATTTGTGGCGATCGAAGCAGGTACTGAGATTGTCGGATTTGCTTCCCTGGAGATCTATTCTCGCAAACTGGCCGAAATCCGCAGTCTGGTCGTCGCAGATCATCGTCAGGGAATTGGAGTGGGGAAAAAGCTGGTCTCCGCGTGTGTGGATCGCGCACGACAGCGGAATATTCTGGAAGTCATGGCAGTGACTTCTTCAGATGTATTCTTCCGAAGCTGCGGCTTTGATTTCACGTTGCCCGGTGAGAAAAAAGCGCTGTTCATCCAGCCGCACCTGACGGAATAA
- a CDS encoding FKBP-type peptidyl-prolyl cis-trans isomerase codes for MKKTRFLLGFSLICLTATGCSNYVRQGEQVDPPAASAQVSPADKQQTEMEVAVADEANPGYSTTASGLKYRIVREGNDTKPGPQDQVTVHYRGTLEDGTEFDSSYKRGETISFPLNGVISGWTEGLQLIGEGGEVELVIPPELGYGAAGAPPVIPGNATLHFKVELFKVN; via the coding sequence ATGAAAAAAACACGATTTTTATTGGGATTTAGTCTGATCTGCCTGACAGCCACTGGCTGTAGTAATTATGTTCGCCAGGGAGAACAGGTTGATCCCCCGGCTGCTTCAGCGCAAGTCAGTCCAGCAGACAAACAGCAAACAGAAATGGAAGTAGCCGTGGCAGACGAAGCAAACCCCGGATATTCAACAACCGCCTCCGGACTCAAGTATCGTATCGTGCGTGAAGGAAATGACACCAAGCCCGGTCCGCAGGATCAGGTGACCGTTCATTACCGAGGCACTCTGGAAGACGGTACCGAATTTGACAGCTCCTACAAACGGGGTGAGACAATTTCATTCCCACTCAATGGTGTGATTTCTGGTTGGACCGAAGGTCTCCAGCTCATCGGTGAAGGGGGAGAGGTCGAACTGGTCATTCCGCCGGAACTGGGCTATGGTGCCGCTGGTGCTCCTCCAGTGATTCCCGGTAATGCCACTCTGCATTTCAAAGTGGAACTCTTTAAAGTGAATTAG
- a CDS encoding inorganic diphosphatase has protein sequence MTHCWHDVTPGQNLPRDFTAVIEIPTFSKVKYELDKVTGLLRLDRMLYSAVHYPANYGFIPQTLAEDDDPLDVLVLCQEPVDPLTILDARAIGVMTMIDSGKPDHKILAVAVNDPEYNPYTDASELPPHRLAMLRRFFQDYKMLEGKTVEVEEFQAASAAFPIIEDSLQRYSSQRRRGFL, from the coding sequence GTGACCCACTGTTGGCACGATGTGACTCCGGGACAGAACCTGCCTCGCGATTTCACGGCCGTTATCGAAATTCCTACTTTTTCCAAAGTGAAATATGAGTTAGACAAGGTCACGGGCCTGCTCAGGCTGGACCGGATGCTCTACTCAGCAGTCCATTATCCCGCCAACTATGGGTTCATTCCCCAGACTCTGGCCGAAGACGACGACCCTCTGGACGTTCTGGTACTCTGTCAGGAACCGGTAGACCCCCTGACGATTCTGGATGCCCGGGCCATCGGGGTGATGACCATGATCGACAGCGGCAAACCAGACCATAAAATTCTGGCGGTCGCCGTGAATGATCCGGAATACAATCCCTACACTGATGCTTCTGAACTGCCACCACATCGTCTGGCCATGCTGAGACGCTTCTTCCAGGATTACAAAATGCTGGAAGGCAAGACGGTAGAGGTCGAAGAATTTCAGGCAGCCTCAGCGGCGTTTCCGATCATCGAAGATTCGCTGCAGCGATACAGCAGCCAGCGACGTCGCGGTTTTCTATAA
- a CDS encoding PDZ domain-containing protein, giving the protein MKQFQWFLLSGLITSLIAIQTTLADETPLQAPKPGKPQSLQQNPTLNPAPSTSTDAAGPQGKFRVTTRSTGETEMRNFVGVVTEPIPAYLEAQLHDMLTAGQGIGIKMVVPDSPAQQAGLKPFDVLTSYNGKAITSSDILRKFVLDSDKGETIQLEVIRASRKQTVELTLTQKLFRYYKFQVTPLGQKPQLAENNQKDKPKKPDTGKDAPIAARSTETDPLGRKEPLNFSSPTTISTHNLCLLFVGKAKGDYSVEVNYQDETETLQSYHFTGNPREITEQIVDLPENVQLIINERLKELKLALQGKASFRLQIKPHMQGKDRFTRVLLSRATKEKSVRMVELDHPLGNRPNLNVNQILGNQVFTNELEQLTPAIQEQIRTMLHRIRIPTIRVHADSPI; this is encoded by the coding sequence ATGAAACAGTTTCAATGGTTCTTATTGAGCGGGCTGATTACGTCTCTGATTGCCATTCAGACAACTCTCGCTGACGAGACTCCCCTGCAGGCACCAAAACCAGGGAAACCTCAGTCTCTGCAGCAAAACCCCACCCTGAATCCAGCGCCGTCAACATCAACAGACGCAGCTGGCCCGCAGGGAAAGTTCCGGGTTACCACACGCTCAACCGGCGAGACCGAAATGCGGAACTTTGTGGGTGTCGTCACGGAACCGATCCCAGCTTATCTGGAAGCCCAGCTGCACGATATGCTGACAGCAGGACAGGGAATCGGTATCAAGATGGTTGTACCAGATTCTCCAGCCCAGCAGGCGGGACTCAAACCATTTGACGTGCTAACGAGCTATAACGGCAAAGCCATCACCTCATCTGATATTTTAAGGAAGTTTGTCCTCGATTCAGACAAAGGTGAGACCATCCAGCTGGAAGTCATCCGCGCGTCCCGAAAACAGACGGTTGAACTCACCCTGACTCAGAAACTGTTTCGCTACTACAAGTTTCAGGTCACTCCACTCGGTCAGAAACCGCAACTGGCGGAGAATAACCAAAAGGACAAACCGAAAAAACCAGATACCGGCAAAGATGCCCCCATTGCAGCCCGTTCAACTGAAACGGATCCCCTTGGAAGAAAAGAACCGCTGAACTTTAGCTCGCCAACCACGATCAGCACCCACAACCTTTGTCTGCTGTTTGTAGGCAAAGCCAAAGGGGATTATTCTGTCGAAGTCAATTATCAGGATGAGACTGAGACCCTGCAGTCTTATCACTTCACTGGCAATCCCCGGGAGATTACCGAACAGATCGTCGACCTGCCTGAAAACGTGCAGTTAATCATCAATGAACGACTCAAAGAGCTGAAGCTGGCACTGCAGGGCAAAGCCAGTTTTCGGTTGCAGATTAAACCACACATGCAGGGGAAGGATCGCTTTACCCGCGTGTTGTTGAGCCGGGCTACCAAAGAGAAGTCTGTTCGCATGGTTGAGCTGGACCATCCGCTGGGAAACAGACCAAATCTGAATGTCAATCAGATTCTGGGGAACCAGGTCTTTACAAATGAACTGGAACAGCTGACACCCGCGATCCAGGAACAGATTCGGACCATGCTGCATCGCATCCGGATTCCAACCATCCGGGTCCATGCAGACAGCCCGATCTAA
- a CDS encoding RNA polymerase sigma factor has translation MPDKQANNWSAEIEAVYLREGRELWALLYAQCSDSDRAYDALQEAFVRLQNQEIESIRNIRAWVLTVAQNWLRDYARRQNHAAKPADFLDNIVGKPADPSEDLQRNETNSRIRQALQQLRSEDREVLVLRYALGWSSKRMSIALNTSTSAIDMRLSRARKRLCEELEKVGIDHETV, from the coding sequence ATGCCTGATAAGCAGGCCAATAACTGGTCGGCAGAGATAGAGGCGGTCTATTTGCGTGAAGGACGAGAACTTTGGGCTTTGTTATATGCCCAGTGTTCTGACTCGGATCGCGCATATGACGCGCTGCAGGAAGCGTTCGTACGTTTACAAAACCAAGAAATAGAGTCAATTCGAAATATCCGGGCCTGGGTTTTGACTGTTGCTCAAAACTGGTTGCGTGACTATGCACGAAGGCAGAATCATGCAGCTAAGCCCGCAGATTTTTTGGACAATATTGTGGGAAAACCTGCTGATCCATCAGAGGATCTGCAGAGAAACGAGACTAACAGCCGAATCCGGCAAGCACTTCAACAACTTCGATCCGAGGACCGCGAGGTTCTCGTACTTCGTTATGCACTAGGATGGTCATCAAAACGAATGTCAATTGCTCTGAATACATCGACTTCAGCAATCGACATGAGGCTTTCTCGCGCCAGAAAGCGTCTTTGTGAAGAGTTGGAAAAAGTGGGGATTGATCATGAAACCGTATGA
- a CDS encoding NIPSNAP family protein, whose translation MQQNRINRRSLLAGILGAVAALGLGQPVPAAEQQSQEYYELRTYRIANEQNQKVVSDYLEQALLPALNRAGIKKVGVFKEIDAKDDYSLYMLIPFQSLNQLASLNDKLEVDKAYHAAAASYFAIPKKDAPYSRIESRLMKAFKGMPILETPKGKGPNLFELRTYESHNANLARLKVDMFNSGEIDIMRDVLLAPVFYGEMLIGDDVPNLTYMLSAPNREAHEKHWEGFRKHPEWDRMKKMDKYKGTVSKITNWYLEPLPYSEIQ comes from the coding sequence ATGCAACAGAATCGAATTAACCGACGCAGCCTGCTGGCAGGTATTCTGGGAGCCGTTGCTGCCCTGGGACTGGGACAACCCGTACCCGCGGCAGAGCAGCAGAGTCAGGAATATTATGAACTGCGGACCTACCGCATCGCGAATGAACAGAACCAGAAGGTGGTCAGTGACTACCTGGAACAGGCCCTGTTACCAGCGCTGAATCGCGCGGGAATCAAGAAGGTAGGCGTGTTCAAAGAAATCGATGCCAAGGATGACTATTCTCTCTATATGCTGATTCCCTTCCAATCCCTGAATCAACTGGCGAGCCTGAATGATAAACTGGAAGTGGACAAAGCATATCACGCAGCAGCCGCATCCTACTTCGCCATTCCTAAAAAAGACGCCCCCTACAGTCGGATTGAAAGTCGTCTGATGAAAGCCTTCAAGGGGATGCCGATTCTGGAAACTCCAAAAGGAAAAGGCCCCAACCTGTTCGAACTGCGGACCTACGAAAGTCACAATGCGAATCTGGCCCGGCTGAAAGTGGACATGTTCAACTCGGGCGAGATTGACATCATGCGTGACGTGCTGCTTGCTCCTGTGTTCTATGGCGAAATGCTGATCGGTGACGATGTTCCCAACCTGACCTACATGCTTTCCGCTCCCAACCGGGAGGCACATGAAAAACACTGGGAAGGATTCCGCAAGCATCCCGAGTGGGACCGCATGAAAAAGATGGACAAATATAAGGGAACTGTATCCAAGATCACAAACTGGTATCTGGAACCACTGCCTTACTCTGAGATTCAGTAA
- a CDS encoding CocE/NonD family hydrolase: protein MRKLAPACLWMILCLFLCPALFAQEAPPLKFEKGVTEKHVMIPMRDGVKLSAYLYIPQGKGPWPVLMEQRYASLRGKGSRLSFAEMAGHDYVVCAVNYRGSQQSEGTWVGYRDLQWGEKQDGYDVVEWLAKQPWSTGKIGTFGSSQGGYAQNYLAVTQPPHLVCQFMIDTGLSLYHEGYFIGGAAKPNRFKGMDAVCRVAAHNRALMEEWFSHPDYDEYWQAEDCTLHFDKMNVPCFTVGSWYDFMCVGSIQSYIGRQHKGGPNSRGHQKLYIGPWLHGRFNKVNKVGDMLYPENANFDMMAEMIRWFDHYLKGKRNEIELDPNVRYYVMGAVGEPGAPGNVWRSTNDWPVPVEETPYYLQQDGKLSTSKPTSADSFTQLIADPLNPEKIEGRGFPGARDARVVEEQENVLTFTTDTLTEAVEWTGNVKAELMVSSSAKDTDFIVRVSDVYPDGRSILIIDMIRRARYRDGFEQQKFMEPGEVYKVGFNVGWLSQIFNKGHKIRVTVCSTGAPFYEPNPNTGEPITIEFPEKVVVAKNKIHHSSGQASRILAPVKP from the coding sequence ATGCGAAAACTGGCCCCTGCCTGCCTGTGGATGATTTTATGCCTCTTTCTCTGTCCTGCCTTGTTCGCGCAGGAAGCCCCGCCACTCAAATTTGAAAAAGGGGTCACCGAGAAACATGTCATGATCCCCATGCGGGATGGCGTCAAGCTCTCTGCCTACCTCTATATTCCTCAGGGTAAAGGCCCCTGGCCGGTTCTGATGGAACAGCGCTACGCCAGCCTGCGAGGCAAGGGTTCGCGACTCTCATTCGCGGAAATGGCCGGACATGATTATGTGGTCTGTGCCGTCAACTATCGGGGTTCCCAGCAGTCAGAAGGCACCTGGGTCGGCTACCGGGACCTGCAATGGGGTGAAAAGCAGGATGGCTACGATGTCGTGGAATGGCTGGCTAAACAGCCCTGGTCGACTGGCAAGATCGGCACGTTCGGCAGCTCCCAGGGAGGCTATGCCCAGAACTATCTGGCAGTGACACAACCGCCCCACCTGGTCTGTCAGTTCATGATCGATACGGGGCTCAGTCTGTATCACGAGGGTTATTTCATTGGTGGTGCTGCGAAACCGAATCGATTCAAGGGAATGGATGCTGTCTGCCGCGTGGCTGCCCATAACCGGGCCCTGATGGAAGAATGGTTTTCGCACCCCGATTACGACGAATACTGGCAGGCAGAAGACTGTACCCTGCACTTCGATAAGATGAACGTGCCCTGCTTTACCGTAGGCAGCTGGTACGACTTTATGTGCGTCGGCTCGATCCAGAGCTACATCGGACGTCAGCACAAAGGGGGACCGAATTCCCGCGGTCATCAGAAACTGTATATCGGGCCCTGGTTGCACGGACGGTTTAATAAGGTCAATAAAGTCGGCGACATGCTCTATCCGGAGAATGCGAACTTCGACATGATGGCCGAGATGATCCGCTGGTTCGATCACTACCTGAAGGGAAAGCGGAACGAGATCGAACTTGATCCCAATGTCCGTTACTACGTGATGGGGGCTGTCGGTGAACCCGGGGCACCAGGTAATGTCTGGCGGTCGACCAACGACTGGCCGGTGCCCGTCGAGGAAACCCCCTACTACCTGCAACAGGATGGCAAACTGTCGACCTCTAAGCCGACGTCAGCAGACTCGTTCACCCAGTTGATTGCAGACCCATTGAACCCGGAAAAAATTGAAGGCCGGGGCTTCCCCGGTGCCCGCGATGCCCGCGTTGTCGAAGAACAGGAAAATGTACTGACCTTCACGACCGACACACTGACCGAAGCGGTCGAATGGACGGGAAATGTGAAGGCAGAGCTTATGGTCTCATCCTCGGCCAAAGATACCGACTTCATTGTCCGCGTCAGTGATGTCTATCCGGACGGGCGTTCGATTCTGATCATTGATATGATCCGTCGTGCCCGCTACCGGGATGGTTTCGAACAACAGAAATTCATGGAACCGGGAGAGGTTTACAAGGTCGGCTTCAATGTAGGCTGGCTGAGCCAGATCTTCAACAAAGGGCACAAAATCCGGGTAACCGTCTGTTCAACAGGAGCCCCATTCTACGAACCGAACCCGAATACGGGAGAGCCGATTACAATCGAGTTTCCCGAGAAAGTGGTCGTCGCCAAAAATAAAATTCATCACAGCAGCGGACAGGCATCCCGTATTCTGGCGCCTGTGAAACCTTGA
- the mgtE gene encoding magnesium transporter → MNDSQPLSESTHIELPDVWDQLDEIVKAGESEAAINFLNALPPGEEARILAQLSIEEQQAFLNLLDGEHAAWLMEALPELQAAQLLSSLSPEQAAHIVDEMNSDEQVDLLDQLPEEQSEKILEVMDPEEAENVRFLSKYTSLCAGGLMITELLSFEESQTVDDVVSDLRQNAERYAEYNVQYIYVINQDLQLVGVLRLRDLLMAPPGKRLSSLMIPSPLCVPDSTSLQELQHFFDSHPLFGLPVVDEANVLVGVVRREDVEEAGEEQAGKTFLRFAGIMGGEELRSLPLKIRSARRLSWLSINIVLNIVAASVIAMYEDTLSSVIALAVFLPIVSDMSGCTGNQAIAVSTRELVLGVIRPRDWVYVFKKEFALGMVNGLALGFLLGIVAYIWKGNGYLGLVIGGALAANTLMAVCLGALIPMVLKGFKLDPALASGPILTTITDMCGFFLVLSFAQAFLPLLT, encoded by the coding sequence ATGAACGACTCACAGCCACTCAGCGAATCGACACATATCGAACTGCCTGATGTCTGGGATCAACTGGATGAGATCGTCAAAGCTGGTGAATCCGAAGCGGCGATCAACTTCCTGAATGCGCTCCCCCCCGGGGAAGAAGCGCGAATTCTGGCACAGCTCTCCATCGAAGAGCAGCAGGCGTTTTTGAACCTGCTGGATGGCGAGCATGCCGCCTGGCTGATGGAAGCACTCCCGGAACTGCAGGCGGCACAGTTGCTCTCGTCTCTGTCCCCCGAACAGGCCGCTCACATTGTTGATGAAATGAACAGTGACGAGCAGGTCGACCTTCTGGATCAATTACCCGAGGAACAATCGGAAAAGATTCTGGAAGTCATGGATCCGGAAGAAGCGGAAAACGTCCGCTTCCTTTCGAAATATACCAGTCTCTGTGCGGGTGGTCTGATGATCACAGAGCTGCTCTCCTTTGAAGAGTCGCAAACGGTCGACGATGTGGTATCCGACCTCCGTCAGAACGCCGAACGATACGCTGAATATAACGTGCAGTATATTTATGTCATCAATCAGGATCTGCAACTGGTCGGAGTTCTGCGTTTGCGGGACCTGCTGATGGCGCCTCCCGGCAAGCGTCTTTCCAGCCTGATGATTCCCAGCCCACTCTGTGTGCCTGACTCCACGAGCCTGCAGGAGTTACAGCACTTCTTTGATTCACACCCGCTGTTCGGTCTGCCGGTTGTCGACGAAGCCAATGTGCTGGTCGGCGTCGTTCGACGGGAAGATGTAGAAGAAGCTGGGGAAGAACAGGCCGGTAAGACCTTTCTGCGATTTGCAGGGATTATGGGCGGGGAAGAACTCCGTAGCTTACCTCTCAAAATTCGCAGTGCCCGGCGTCTGTCGTGGTTGAGCATCAACATTGTGCTGAATATTGTTGCCGCCAGTGTGATAGCCATGTATGAAGATACGCTTTCCAGCGTCATCGCGCTGGCAGTGTTCCTGCCGATTGTTTCCGACATGAGTGGCTGCACAGGCAACCAGGCGATCGCGGTGAGTACGCGGGAACTGGTCCTGGGTGTGATTCGACCGCGCGACTGGGTATATGTATTCAAAAAAGAATTTGCGTTAGGCATGGTTAACGGCCTGGCCCTCGGGTTTCTGCTGGGCATCGTCGCCTATATCTGGAAAGGCAATGGTTACCTGGGCCTGGTGATCGGTGGCGCCTTGGCCGCGAATACCCTGATGGCGGTCTGTCTGGGTGCTCTGATCCCGATGGTTCTCAAAGGATTCAAACTCGATCCTGCCCTGGCCTCAGGTCCGATTCTGACCACCATCACCGACATGTGCGGATTCTTCCTGGTCCTCTCTTTTGCACAGGCATTTCTGCCTTTGCTGACGTGA